A window of Leptotrichia wadei contains these coding sequences:
- a CDS encoding Cof-type HAD-IIB family hydrolase has protein sequence MNNIKAIFMDLDGTVLTSEHKVSENLIRKLRELEKKGVKIFIATGRTFSSSKPFVEMLGIKNPVINYNGGRVTNPLNNEVIFEKPVEAQDVEELIKVSREKGIHLNLYMDDKLYIENETDEGKKYSESVEIPYYVKNFDEFIGKASTKALFIAENSILLELKKELEEKLPHINFVFSKPHYLECLNKEVNKGLAIKELLKKYDISPEETMAFGDQWNDLEMLKFVKYGYLMGNATEELKQEFSKDKITLSNDEDGIYEVIKAL, from the coding sequence ATGAATAATATAAAAGCGATATTTATGGATTTGGATGGAACAGTGCTGACAAGTGAGCATAAGGTTTCGGAAAATTTGATAAGAAAATTGAGAGAACTGGAAAAAAAGGGAGTGAAAATATTTATTGCAACTGGGAGAACCTTTTCTTCGTCAAAGCCTTTTGTGGAAATGTTGGGGATAAAAAATCCAGTAATTAACTATAATGGCGGGAGAGTTACAAACCCGTTAAATAATGAAGTTATTTTTGAGAAACCTGTTGAGGCACAGGATGTTGAGGAACTTATCAAAGTTTCAAGAGAAAAGGGGATTCACTTAAATTTATATATGGATGACAAGTTATATATTGAAAATGAAACAGATGAAGGTAAAAAATATTCAGAAAGCGTGGAAATTCCATATTATGTGAAAAATTTTGACGAATTCATTGGAAAAGCCTCTACAAAAGCATTATTTATTGCAGAAAATTCAATTTTACTGGAGTTAAAAAAGGAATTGGAAGAAAAATTGCCACATATTAATTTTGTATTTTCAAAGCCGCATTATTTAGAATGCTTGAATAAGGAAGTAAATAAAGGGCTAGCAATAAAGGAACTGTTGAAAAAATATGATATTTCTCCAGAAGAAACAATGGCGTTTGGGGATCAGTGGAACGATTTGGAAATGTTGAAGTTTGTGAAATATGGGTATCTTATGGGGAATGCTACGGAAGAACTGAAACAGGAATTTTCAAAAGATAAAATTACTTTATCGAATGATGAAGATGGGATTTATGAAGTGATAAAGGCACTTTAG
- a CDS encoding DUF2207 family protein: MNIIITEIILVILIGIYSILTWYFFGRDPKRKSIIPEFSEPKNISSMFVAYINGERDSKEILKIGILSLMLKGYISQVDENGTGNKKHILNKKNRDNLKLRKETLFQEENNLLDVLSENDLFGNKLGIIGFKNRIVHFLEKKYKRIIYKNNYLFFVPVISGIAVSIVFILLKLLQGNLESAIIGTMFIFIWLEYVHRMSAGILKFLYVAVMLGIIVAVMMYMEVYLGLSLFILGIIFLVYEKAIGKYTVSGQRKMEYIKGLKMYFETAEKNKIDKFETEEEKLNYFNRIFPYIIALKVEDEKIGIFKDSLGFLNIMGSYAEAQYYVNEYVDRKFPIFRKKYIFW, encoded by the coding sequence ATGAATATTATTATAACTGAAATTATTTTAGTTATACTTATTGGAATATATTCTATTTTAACGTGGTATTTTTTTGGAAGAGATCCGAAAAGGAAATCTATTATTCCTGAATTTTCTGAGCCAAAAAATATTTCGTCAATGTTTGTTGCATATATTAATGGCGAAAGGGATTCAAAGGAAATATTGAAAATTGGAATATTGTCATTAATGCTGAAAGGTTATATTTCTCAAGTTGATGAAAATGGTACTGGAAATAAGAAACATATTTTGAATAAGAAAAATAGAGATAATTTGAAATTGAGGAAGGAAACTTTGTTTCAGGAGGAAAATAATTTGCTGGATGTTCTTTCGGAAAATGATTTGTTTGGGAATAAACTAGGAATTATTGGATTTAAAAATCGTATTGTACATTTTTTGGAAAAAAAATACAAAAGAATAATTTATAAAAATAATTATTTGTTTTTTGTCCCTGTAATATCTGGAATAGCGGTTTCTATAGTTTTTATATTATTAAAATTATTACAGGGAAATCTTGAAAGTGCTATTATAGGTACAATGTTTATATTTATATGGCTTGAGTATGTACATAGGATGTCTGCAGGAATTTTAAAATTTTTATATGTAGCAGTTATGTTGGGAATAATTGTTGCTGTAATGATGTATATGGAGGTTTATTTGGGATTAAGCCTGTTTATTTTGGGAATAATATTTTTGGTTTATGAAAAGGCAATAGGAAAATATACAGTTTCGGGACAGCGAAAAATGGAGTATATTAAAGGTTTAAAAATGTATTTTGAAACTGCTGAAAAAAATAAAATAGATAAATTTGAAACAGAAGAAGAAAAACTTAATTATTTTAATCGAATATTTCCTTATATTATCGCACTTAAAGTGGAAGATGAAAAAATAGGAATTTTTAAGGATTCTTTGGGTTTTTTAAATATAATGGGAAGTTATGCTGAAGCTCAATATTATGTTAATGAATATGTAGATAGGAAATTTCCGATTTTTAGAAAAAAATATATTTTTTGGTAA
- the dnaE gene encoding DNA polymerase III subunit alpha, whose translation MGNKFVHLKLHTEYSLLEGVGKIDEYVGRAKEIGAKALAITDTSMFGVIEFFKKCKNAGIKPIIGLEVFLDGLEKVGEFSLTLLAKNQNGYKNLSKLSSISYSRFTRNRNKIKYDELKKYSDDLYILSGGINSEVVKGILDLENTQVRRVIEKLGKDFGDNFFIEVPAVERLEKARKMLFDIVRKNKFDNFVITNDVYYPNREDAVLQKIVESIKEGSKIDTEKSGNSEILYDDLYLKSENEIEKSFENKEYSEFYGTGINNVEKIVENCNVDFEFHNFKFPKYSLPQNISEKEFLRNLVFEGLFHKYLKKSVSDSEKLQLDKNFEIIEKEIAKDEIAGQKLKEVKIWEELLKNNLENVLERAEYELEIIDKMGYNGYFIIVWDFIKFSRENGVYVGPGRGSAAGSIVSYALNITEIDPLEYNLIFERFLNPERISMPDIDIDFDQEQREIVINYVVNKYGAEYVAHIITFGTLKARLAIRDVGRVLNVSLVKVDKIAKMIPFNTELKDALNNIPEIRKMYETDREIKRVIDYSLKLEGKVRHASVHAAGVVISKDVLSDEIPTYSDGKTKIVSTQYQMKELEELGILKMDFLGLKNLTILRKTVENIEKRRKTKIVLNDIPLNDEKTYELLTKADTMGVFQCESAGIRSLMKKMKIEKFEDIIALLALYRPGPLRSGMVDDFINVKNNRTEIKYIDDSLKYILEETYGIILYQEQVMKIVSEMANYSLGEADELRRAIGKKNPELMKKNREKFVTNAENKGVLSKKANEIYDLVEKFGGYGFNKSHSAAYALIVYWTAYFKANYPLEFFAAIMTTEVHNLDRFVVFVNEAKEKGINIFLPDVNLSDYDFEIEENQADKENFGKVGIRFGLFAIKGVGAALINEIKKERKNGKFVSYKDFGYRMKQNGITKKQLESLILSGALDGLDGNRFEKYKSIDKVLEYSQKKYESEEDLQMILFGGKKEISVDFQMEKSDEFPQKVLLQNEKEYLGIYVSSHPLNEKKNLINIIFHNKISEISQKELKKVRIIGIVKNVKKFATRTGKEPMVKFEMEDFQKSIEVVCFPREYVTFGYKITEGQIMVLEGIVNSEQNKNTVILNNICNIENLEENKNLKLYILIDEEVKEKNQELKQIILKNKGDNQVFLAFKTNEKKEVVKLSEKYNVNLSLKFIRKVAKLVGVERIKLK comes from the coding sequence ATGGGAAATAAATTTGTACATTTGAAATTGCATACGGAGTATTCGCTGCTTGAAGGTGTTGGGAAGATTGATGAATATGTTGGAAGAGCTAAGGAAATTGGGGCAAAAGCACTTGCAATTACGGATACTTCGATGTTTGGGGTGATTGAGTTTTTTAAGAAGTGTAAAAATGCTGGAATAAAGCCGATTATTGGACTTGAGGTGTTTCTGGATGGACTTGAGAAAGTGGGAGAATTTTCGCTTACCTTACTTGCTAAAAATCAGAATGGGTATAAAAATTTATCAAAATTGTCGTCAATTTCATATAGCAGGTTTACACGGAATCGGAATAAAATTAAGTATGATGAATTGAAAAAATATTCAGATGATTTGTATATTTTGTCGGGCGGGATAAACAGTGAAGTTGTAAAGGGTATTCTGGACTTGGAAAATACTCAAGTTAGAAGGGTTATTGAGAAACTTGGCAAGGATTTTGGGGATAATTTTTTTATTGAAGTTCCTGCTGTGGAAAGGCTGGAAAAGGCTAGAAAAATGCTTTTTGACATTGTGCGTAAAAATAAATTTGACAATTTTGTTATTACGAATGATGTTTATTATCCGAATAGAGAAGATGCAGTTTTGCAAAAAATTGTGGAATCAATAAAAGAGGGAAGCAAAATTGATACAGAAAAATCGGGAAATAGTGAAATTTTGTATGATGATTTATATCTAAAATCTGAAAATGAAATAGAAAAAAGTTTTGAAAATAAGGAATATAGCGAATTTTATGGAACTGGAATCAATAATGTGGAAAAAATTGTGGAAAACTGCAATGTTGATTTTGAGTTTCATAATTTTAAATTTCCAAAATATTCGTTGCCGCAAAATATAAGTGAAAAGGAGTTTTTACGAAATCTAGTATTTGAGGGACTTTTTCACAAATATCTGAAAAAATCTGTTTCAGATTCTGAAAAATTGCAGCTGGATAAAAATTTTGAGATAATTGAAAAAGAGATTGCAAAAGATGAAATTGCTGGGCAGAAATTGAAGGAAGTTAAAATTTGGGAAGAATTATTAAAGAATAATTTGGAAAATGTTTTGGAGCGTGCAGAGTATGAACTGGAAATTATTGATAAAATGGGGTACAACGGATATTTTATCATTGTCTGGGATTTTATAAAATTCTCACGTGAAAATGGGGTTTATGTTGGGCCTGGAAGGGGTTCTGCGGCTGGGAGCATTGTTTCATATGCTTTGAATATTACGGAAATTGATCCGCTTGAGTATAATCTGATTTTTGAACGTTTTTTGAATCCTGAACGTATTTCGATGCCTGATATTGACATAGATTTTGATCAGGAACAGCGGGAAATTGTCATAAATTATGTGGTAAATAAATATGGGGCAGAATATGTGGCACATATCATTACGTTTGGAACGCTAAAGGCAAGGCTTGCGATTCGTGATGTGGGGCGTGTGTTAAATGTTTCGCTTGTAAAAGTCGATAAAATCGCTAAAATGATACCGTTTAATACGGAACTGAAAGATGCCTTGAACAATATTCCTGAAATTAGAAAAATGTATGAAACTGACAGGGAAATAAAAAGAGTGATTGATTATTCACTAAAATTGGAGGGAAAAGTGCGACACGCCTCTGTTCATGCGGCTGGAGTCGTTATTTCCAAAGATGTGCTAAGTGATGAGATTCCGACTTATTCTGATGGGAAGACGAAGATTGTTTCGACACAGTATCAAATGAAGGAACTGGAAGAGCTGGGAATTTTAAAAATGGATTTTCTTGGCTTGAAAAATCTCACGATTTTGCGGAAAACTGTGGAAAATATTGAGAAAAGACGAAAAACAAAAATTGTATTAAATGATATTCCTCTAAATGATGAAAAAACGTATGAATTGCTTACAAAGGCTGATACAATGGGAGTTTTTCAATGTGAGTCAGCTGGAATCAGAAGCCTTATGAAGAAAATGAAAATTGAAAAATTTGAGGACATAATTGCATTGCTTGCACTCTATCGTCCAGGACCTTTGCGAAGTGGAATGGTGGATGATTTTATAAATGTGAAAAATAACAGGACTGAGATAAAATATATTGATGATTCGCTAAAATACATACTTGAGGAAACTTACGGGATAATTTTGTATCAGGAGCAGGTTATGAAAATTGTGAGTGAAATGGCAAATTATTCGCTTGGGGAAGCTGATGAACTGCGGCGTGCAATTGGAAAGAAAAATCCTGAACTAATGAAGAAAAATCGTGAAAAATTTGTAACAAATGCTGAAAATAAAGGAGTTTTATCGAAAAAAGCAAACGAAATTTATGATTTAGTGGAAAAATTTGGTGGATATGGATTTAACAAGTCACATTCGGCAGCTTACGCCCTGATTGTTTACTGGACAGCATATTTTAAAGCAAATTATCCATTAGAATTTTTTGCTGCGATAATGACAACCGAAGTGCATAATCTGGACAGATTTGTTGTTTTTGTGAATGAAGCGAAGGAAAAAGGGATTAATATATTTTTGCCAGATGTGAATTTGTCTGATTATGATTTTGAAATTGAGGAAAATCAGGCGGATAAAGAAAATTTTGGAAAGGTTGGAATAAGATTTGGACTTTTTGCGATAAAAGGTGTGGGAGCAGCATTAATTAATGAAATAAAAAAAGAACGAAAAAACGGAAAGTTTGTTTCCTACAAAGATTTTGGATATCGGATGAAGCAAAACGGAATTACAAAAAAACAGCTGGAATCGCTAATTTTGTCGGGAGCATTGGATGGACTTGATGGAAACAGGTTTGAAAAATACAAGTCCATTGACAAAGTTCTAGAATACAGCCAGAAAAAATACGAATCTGAAGAAGATTTGCAAATGATTTTATTCGGAGGGAAAAAGGAAATATCAGTTGACTTCCAGATGGAAAAAAGCGATGAATTTCCTCAAAAAGTATTGCTTCAAAATGAAAAGGAATATTTGGGAATCTACGTTTCGAGCCATCCTTTAAATGAGAAAAAAAATCTGATAAATATAATTTTCCATAACAAAATATCAGAAATTTCTCAAAAAGAGCTAAAAAAAGTACGAATTATCGGAATAGTGAAAAATGTAAAAAAATTTGCAACACGGACTGGAAAAGAGCCAATGGTAAAATTTGAAATGGAAGATTTTCAAAAAAGTATTGAAGTTGTCTGTTTTCCAAGAGAATATGTAACTTTTGGCTATAAAATCACAGAAGGGCAGATTATGGTGCTGGAAGGAATTGTAAATTCCGAGCAAAATAAAAATACAGTTATTTTAAACAACATTTGCAACATTGAAAATCTAGAAGAAAATAAAAATCTAAAATTATACATTTTAATTGACGAAGAAGTGAAAGAAAAAAATCAGGAATTGAAGCAGATTATTTTAAAAAATAAAGGTGACAATCAAGTATTTTTGGCGTTTAAAACGAATGAGAAAAAGGAAGTTGTAAAACTGTCTGAAAAATATAATGTGAACTTATCGCTCAAGTTTATTAGGAAAGTTGCGAAATTGGTGGGGGTTGAGAGAATAAAGTTGAAATGA
- the ilvC gene encoding ketol-acid reductoisomerase codes for MAGNILGTTVYYDADCDLSKLEGKKITILGYGSQGHAHALNLKEGGFDVTVGLRKGSKSWDAATEAGFTVKETADAVKGADIVMILIPDELQAEVYAKDIAPNLKEGAYIAFGHGFNIHFKKIVPREDISVFMVAPKGPGHLVRRTFQEGSGVPCLVAVEKDPAGDAMEVAKAWASAIGGGRSGILETTFRQETETDLFGEQVVLCGGVVELMKVGFEVLTEAGYDPVNAYFECIHEMKLIVDLIYEGGLATMRNSISNTAEYGDYLTGPKIITKETKEAMRGILKDIQSGKFANDFLADYKAGQPFLKEKRQEFANHGVEKVGAELRKLMPWIKK; via the coding sequence ATGGCAGGAAACATTTTAGGAACAACAGTTTATTATGACGCTGATTGCGATTTAAGTAAATTGGAAGGTAAAAAAATTACAATTTTAGGGTATGGATCTCAAGGACATGCTCATGCATTAAACTTAAAAGAAGGTGGATTTGATGTAACTGTTGGACTTAGAAAAGGTTCTAAATCTTGGGATGCAGCTACAGAAGCTGGATTTACAGTAAAAGAAACTGCAGATGCTGTAAAAGGTGCAGATATAGTTATGATCTTAATTCCAGATGAATTACAAGCAGAAGTTTATGCAAAAGACATCGCACCAAACTTAAAAGAAGGAGCATATATTGCATTCGGACACGGATTTAACATTCACTTCAAAAAAATAGTTCCAAGAGAAGATATAAGTGTATTTATGGTTGCACCTAAAGGACCTGGACACTTAGTAAGAAGAACTTTCCAAGAAGGAAGCGGAGTACCTTGTTTAGTAGCAGTAGAAAAAGATCCAGCAGGAGATGCTATGGAAGTAGCTAAAGCTTGGGCATCAGCAATTGGTGGTGGAAGAAGTGGAATTCTTGAAACTACATTTAGACAAGAAACAGAAACTGACTTATTCGGAGAACAAGTAGTATTATGTGGTGGAGTTGTAGAACTTATGAAAGTTGGATTTGAAGTATTGACAGAAGCTGGATATGACCCAGTAAATGCTTACTTTGAATGTATTCACGAAATGAAACTTATTGTAGATTTAATTTACGAAGGTGGACTTGCAACAATGAGAAATTCTATTTCAAATACAGCTGAATATGGGGATTATTTAACTGGACCAAAAATTATTACAAAAGAAACTAAAGAAGCTATGAGAGGAATTTTAAAAGATATTCAATCAGGAAAATTTGCTAACGACTTCTTAGCTGACTACAAAGCTGGACAACCATTCTTAAAAGAAAAAAGACAAGAATTTGCTAATCACGGCGTAGAAAAAGTTGGAGCAGAATTAAGAAAACTTATGCCTTGGATTAAAAAATAA
- a CDS encoding L,D-transpeptidase family protein, translating into MIKKINLTKMKFLIAAIAILSVISINAFSAPKVKETKKIEVKKAEQKKIEWKQISLEPDLDGDGIKDKIDVDYAVDGNNVHLKFTPYIFSEKAKFVKGKSVEKVISKSEFEAKFDTFIKGFIAEYPKKSGVSPKPKQNTQTPISEKQEITKPSTTPGTKINNENKKPTLQNDTQKNNKTIKNNTESQETIDMKKEDNPKGNTKIETPKNSNSQNGSHSYIKEFSAQRPKNLTFNFQYDKNSPKDMDEFVFIKTATSIKKEPNSSSKTIKSASYSQKYKTTGIVGNKSDEWYEIFFDNQLGYIPKSAAEKREFDWNDMMNKVEKTNKFINEALSANKKLYVLDDYTPLGGGENGKRDKFGNRANQSEFGYLDKTFKDYINIPDRTIMVIDEQNDKYIKVKIDAYDNGIYYLKPSTGKYLKDAGITGEITRFIYVDRASQNEMVIEKSGNNWNVVTSSFVTTGKDSGNSFATPYGTFLIAYSKPVMQYTGSDNKTVVGDAKNAVRFSGGGYMHSIPSLFEPKNTREQRKAATAKKIGTYPESHKCIRHYDDQIKFIYDWLGNSTPGHKEGYRVPSVPTVMLVK; encoded by the coding sequence ATGATAAAAAAAATAAATTTAACAAAAATGAAATTTTTAATAGCAGCAATAGCAATACTTTCTGTAATTTCAATTAATGCTTTTTCAGCACCAAAGGTAAAGGAAACAAAAAAAATCGAAGTAAAAAAAGCTGAACAGAAGAAAATAGAATGGAAGCAAATTTCCCTAGAACCTGATCTAGATGGAGATGGAATTAAAGATAAAATTGATGTAGATTATGCGGTGGATGGAAATAATGTCCATCTAAAATTTACACCATACATATTTAGCGAAAAAGCTAAATTTGTAAAGGGAAAAAGTGTGGAAAAAGTAATAAGTAAATCTGAGTTTGAAGCAAAATTTGATACTTTTATAAAAGGGTTTATAGCAGAATATCCTAAAAAGTCAGGAGTTTCACCTAAACCAAAACAAAATACACAAACTCCAATCTCAGAAAAACAAGAAATAACAAAGCCATCAACAACACCAGGAACTAAAATCAATAATGAAAATAAAAAACCTACTTTACAAAATGACACTCAAAAAAATAATAAAACTATAAAAAATAATACAGAATCTCAAGAAACAATTGATATGAAAAAAGAAGATAATCCAAAAGGAAACACAAAAATAGAAACACCTAAAAATTCAAATTCTCAAAATGGATCTCATTCCTATATAAAAGAATTTTCAGCCCAAAGGCCTAAAAATCTTACTTTTAATTTTCAATATGATAAAAATTCTCCAAAGGATATGGATGAATTTGTTTTCATAAAAACTGCGACAAGTATAAAAAAAGAGCCAAATTCAAGTTCTAAAACAATAAAATCTGCCTCTTATTCTCAAAAATACAAAACTACAGGTATTGTTGGAAATAAATCAGATGAATGGTATGAAATATTTTTTGACAATCAGCTTGGGTACATTCCAAAATCTGCTGCTGAAAAGAGAGAATTTGACTGGAACGATATGATGAATAAAGTTGAAAAAACAAATAAATTCATAAACGAAGCACTTTCAGCAAATAAAAAATTATATGTTTTAGATGACTATACTCCTCTTGGTGGTGGAGAAAATGGAAAGCGAGATAAATTTGGAAATCGTGCTAACCAAAGTGAATTTGGATATTTAGATAAAACTTTTAAAGATTATATAAATATTCCAGACAGAACTATTATGGTTATTGATGAACAAAATGATAAATATATAAAAGTTAAAATAGATGCTTATGATAACGGTATTTATTATTTAAAACCTTCTACAGGTAAGTATTTAAAAGATGCTGGAATTACAGGGGAAATAACTAGATTTATCTATGTTGACAGAGCTAGTCAAAATGAAATGGTTATTGAAAAATCTGGAAATAACTGGAATGTTGTAACTTCTTCATTTGTAACAACTGGAAAAGATAGTGGAAATTCATTTGCCACTCCCTATGGAACATTCTTAATTGCTTATTCTAAACCTGTAATGCAATACACAGGTTCAGATAATAAAACTGTCGTAGGAGATGCCAAAAATGCAGTAAGATTTAGTGGTGGTGGCTATATGCACAGTATTCCATCTTTATTTGAACCAAAAAATACAAGAGAACAAAGAAAAGCTGCAACAGCCAAAAAAATTGGAACTTATCCAGAATCACACAAATGTATAAGACATTATGATGATCAAATTAAATTTATTTACGACTGGTTAGGAAATTCTACACCAGGACACAAGGAAGGTTACAGAGTTCCTAGTGTTCCTACTGTAATGCTGGTTAAATAA
- a CDS encoding cysteine desulfurase family protein, which translates to MKIVYLDNAATTKMSDKVIEEMTKSFSENYGNPSSVHSLGQRAKSAVERARHIIAQNLKVEITEIVFTSGGAEGNNLAIRGFLKANKDKGKHIITSKIEHSTILKTFEQLENEGYEVSYIGVDENGVVDIEELKQELREDTALVSIMFVNNETGVVQPIKEIGKILEERNIFFHTDAVQAIGKFEIFPKDLKIGALTATAHKFYGPKGAGFVFIDKKYSVEKEIWGGSQERNRRAGTENVHGVLGLGVALEEVYENLEEMSEKERELQNYLEKRLKSEIGKLEKKIKINGEKVNRIKTTTNVYIEGVDIQMLLVALDLRGICISGGSACMSGSLENSHVLKAMGLNDEELKGSFRISIGKDTTIEEIDYFVENLIEVI; encoded by the coding sequence ATGAAAATAGTGTATTTAGATAATGCTGCAACTACAAAAATGTCCGACAAAGTGATAGAAGAGATGACAAAATCGTTTAGTGAAAATTATGGAAATCCGTCTTCTGTGCATTCATTGGGACAACGGGCAAAATCAGCTGTGGAAAGGGCAAGACATATTATAGCACAGAATTTGAAGGTTGAAATAACTGAAATTGTATTTACATCTGGCGGAGCTGAAGGGAATAATCTTGCAATAAGAGGATTTTTGAAAGCAAATAAGGATAAAGGAAAACATATCATAACATCTAAGATTGAGCATTCTACGATTTTAAAAACCTTTGAGCAGCTGGAAAATGAAGGATATGAAGTTTCGTATATTGGTGTTGATGAGAATGGAGTTGTGGATATTGAGGAGTTAAAGCAGGAATTGAGGGAAGATACGGCTCTTGTTTCGATAATGTTTGTGAATAATGAAACTGGGGTTGTTCAGCCAATTAAGGAAATTGGGAAAATTCTGGAGGAAAGAAATATATTTTTTCATACAGATGCGGTACAGGCGATAGGAAAATTTGAGATTTTCCCAAAAGATTTGAAAATAGGAGCTTTGACGGCGACAGCTCATAAATTTTATGGGCCTAAGGGAGCAGGATTTGTATTTATTGATAAAAAATATTCGGTTGAAAAGGAAATCTGGGGTGGCTCGCAGGAAAGAAACAGACGAGCTGGAACAGAGAATGTCCACGGAGTTTTGGGGCTTGGTGTGGCACTTGAGGAAGTTTATGAAAATTTGGAAGAAATGTCAGAAAAAGAAAGAGAATTGCAAAATTATTTAGAAAAAAGATTAAAAAGTGAAATTGGGAAACTTGAGAAAAAAATAAAAATAAATGGAGAAAAGGTGAATAGAATAAAAACTACAACAAATGTCTACATAGAAGGAGTGGATATTCAAATGCTGCTGGTAGCACTGGATTTAAGAGGAATCTGCATAAGCGGCGGTTCTGCATGTATGTCAGGATCGCTTGAAAATTCGCATGTTTTGAAGGCTATGGGGCTTAATGATGAGGAATTGAAAGGTTCATTTAGAATTAGTATTGGTAAAGATACTACTATTGAAGAAATAGATTATTTTGTAGAAAATTTAATTGAAGTTATTTAA